In Desulfovibrio sp. 86, the following proteins share a genomic window:
- a CDS encoding efflux RND transporter permease subunit, whose amino-acid sequence MAAFFINRPIFATVLAILLMLAGGLALRSLPIAQYPDIASPQISINGQYPGASAAIVDQSVTQVIEQQMKGIDNLLYMNSSSDSYGNVEMVFTFEAGTNIDIAQVQVQNKLQQALPMLPESVQRQGLQVSKAVENSFMTIAFYVDDASMSAGEISDYVASNLIDQLNRVEGVGSTTLYGGVNAMRIWCDPAKMEQYRLNPQDIVAAVQAQNAQVAGGQTGAGPAMPGQEISITVNAASRLQTVDEFQRIRLRTEADGSILRLGQVARVELNEETFMGQSRFNGNPSVGAAVKLASGANVIKTTNAIKAELASLSRFFPQGMQYAFADDRAPIVEKSISSVVHTLLEAVVLVVAVMFLFLQSFRSTLIPAITVPVVLLGVFAVLSLAGYSINTLTMFGMVLAIGLLVDDAIVVVENVERLMRDEMLSPKEAALKSMREITGALVGVAVVISAVFVPMAFMSGSTGVIYRQFSITIVTSMVLSVLVAIVLTPALCAIMLHTHAPGQGEGLFGRFNRWFDRLTRRYAVSLRPMLDKPKRWVGFFVAGLAVCAVLLFQLPGAFLPEEDQGILFLDIQLPPGASFERTAKVLAQVEDYFRQDEKEAVESVFTVMGWGFSGTGQGSGMAFALLKDWGERGKGQGVFDIMSRANARFADIPEAQLFVMAPPAVMELGNSSGFNMELMDRGNRGHEALMAAKDALLQKAATQKAIANARYSGLDDAEQYRLIIDSDKAGAQGLNIAVVNGAIGAYWGGEYINDFVDKGRTKKVYLQAEPAFRSSAEDFRRYYVRNSVDEMVPFASFIDVESINASPKLTRYQGVPAVKIEGEAAPGQSSGQAMKAMEASAKDLPPGFDFAWTGLSYQERLSGNQAPMLYAISLLVVFLSLAALYESWSIPVSVLLAVPTGLVGALAGAWLRGLNNDVYFQIAVLTIVGLSAKNSILIVEFARAQHRAGKSLIAAAIEASRLRLRPILMTSLCFILGVIPLALSSGAGAGAQNALGTVVMAGMLTATALGIYFTPLFFVLIVKMLGRPLAGGGNRQKS is encoded by the coding sequence ATGGCCGCCTTCTTTATCAACCGACCCATATTCGCCACCGTACTGGCCATCTTGCTCATGCTGGCCGGGGGGCTTGCCCTGCGCAGCCTGCCCATCGCCCAGTACCCCGACATTGCCTCGCCGCAAATTTCCATCAACGGCCAGTATCCGGGCGCTTCAGCGGCAATTGTGGACCAGAGCGTAACCCAGGTCATCGAACAGCAGATGAAGGGCATCGACAACCTGCTCTATATGAATTCATCCAGCGATTCGTATGGCAACGTGGAAATGGTGTTTACCTTTGAGGCGGGCACCAATATCGATATTGCCCAGGTGCAGGTGCAGAACAAGTTGCAGCAGGCCTTGCCCATGCTGCCGGAATCCGTGCAGCGCCAGGGATTGCAGGTCAGCAAGGCAGTGGAAAACTCCTTTATGACCATAGCTTTTTATGTTGATGACGCCTCTATGAGCGCGGGCGAAATCAGCGACTATGTGGCCAGCAACCTTATAGACCAGCTCAACCGGGTGGAAGGCGTCGGCTCCACCACGCTTTACGGCGGCGTCAATGCCATGCGCATCTGGTGCGACCCGGCAAAAATGGAGCAATACCGCCTGAACCCGCAGGACATTGTGGCAGCCGTGCAGGCACAGAACGCACAGGTGGCGGGCGGTCAGACTGGCGCAGGCCCCGCAATGCCGGGACAGGAAATCAGCATCACGGTCAATGCCGCATCCCGCTTGCAAACAGTGGATGAGTTCCAGCGCATACGCCTGCGCACCGAAGCCGATGGTTCGATACTGCGGCTCGGCCAGGTGGCCCGCGTGGAGCTCAATGAAGAAACCTTTATGGGGCAGTCGCGCTTTAACGGCAACCCTTCCGTGGGCGCGGCCGTAAAGCTGGCCTCAGGCGCCAACGTCATCAAGACCACGAACGCCATCAAGGCCGAACTGGCCTCCCTTTCGCGCTTTTTCCCCCAGGGCATGCAGTATGCCTTTGCCGACGACAGGGCCCCCATTGTGGAAAAATCCATAAGTTCGGTAGTGCACACCCTGCTGGAGGCCGTGGTTCTTGTGGTTGCCGTCATGTTTCTGTTCTTGCAGAGCTTCCGCTCCACGCTGATTCCCGCCATCACCGTGCCTGTGGTCTTGCTGGGCGTGTTTGCCGTGCTGTCTCTGGCGGGATACTCCATCAACACCCTGACCATGTTCGGTATGGTGCTGGCCATCGGCCTGCTGGTGGACGACGCCATTGTGGTTGTTGAAAACGTGGAGCGCCTCATGCGGGACGAAATGCTCAGTCCCAAGGAGGCTGCCCTCAAGTCCATGCGGGAAATCACGGGCGCGCTGGTGGGCGTGGCCGTGGTCATTTCGGCCGTTTTTGTGCCCATGGCCTTCATGTCCGGGTCCACTGGCGTCATCTACCGCCAGTTTTCCATAACCATTGTTACGTCTATGGTACTGTCGGTGCTGGTGGCCATTGTGCTCACGCCAGCCCTGTGCGCCATCATGCTGCACACACACGCCCCCGGCCAGGGCGAGGGACTGTTTGGCCGGTTCAACCGCTGGTTTGACCGCCTGACGCGGCGCTACGCCGTCAGCCTGCGCCCCATGCTCGACAAACCCAAACGCTGGGTCGGCTTCTTTGTGGCGGGCCTCGCCGTATGCGCTGTCCTGCTGTTCCAGTTGCCCGGCGCGTTTTTGCCGGAAGAAGATCAGGGCATACTTTTTCTCGATATCCAGTTGCCGCCGGGGGCCTCCTTCGAACGCACGGCCAAGGTGCTGGCGCAGGTGGAAGACTATTTTCGCCAGGACGAAAAAGAGGCCGTGGAGAGCGTCTTTACTGTCATGGGCTGGGGCTTCAGCGGCACGGGCCAGGGTTCGGGCATGGCTTTCGCCCTGCTCAAGGACTGGGGCGAACGCGGCAAGGGGCAAGGGGTTTTTGACATCATGAGCAGGGCCAATGCCCGGTTTGCGGACATCCCCGAAGCCCAGCTTTTTGTCATGGCTCCCCCCGCCGTTATGGAGCTTGGCAACTCTTCCGGCTTCAATATGGAACTGATGGACCGGGGCAACAGGGGGCACGAGGCGCTGATGGCGGCCAAAGACGCTCTGCTGCAAAAGGCCGCCACGCAGAAGGCCATCGCCAATGCCCGGTACAGCGGCCTGGACGATGCCGAGCAGTACCGCTTGATCATCGACAGCGACAAGGCAGGGGCCCAGGGCCTGAACATAGCCGTGGTCAACGGGGCCATAGGCGCATATTGGGGCGGGGAATACATCAATGACTTTGTGGACAAGGGGCGCACCAAGAAGGTGTACCTGCAGGCGGAACCGGCCTTTCGCTCCAGCGCGGAAGACTTTCGCCGCTATTATGTGCGCAACAGTGTGGATGAAATGGTTCCCTTTGCCAGTTTTATTGATGTGGAATCCATCAACGCTTCGCCCAAACTTACCCGTTATCAGGGCGTACCCGCGGTGAAAATTGAAGGTGAGGCCGCGCCTGGCCAGAGCTCCGGCCAGGCCATGAAGGCTATGGAGGCCAGCGCCAAAGATCTGCCGCCGGGATTTGACTTTGCCTGGACAGGACTATCTTATCAGGAGAGGCTTTCCGGTAATCAGGCGCCCATGCTCTATGCCATATCCCTGCTGGTGGTCTTTCTCAGTCTGGCGGCCCTGTATGAAAGCTGGAGCATCCCCGTATCCGTGCTGCTGGCAGTGCCCACCGGCCTTGTGGGCGCGCTTGCCGGGGCCTGGTTGCGCGGGCTGAACAATGACGTCTACTTTCAGATCGCGGTGCTGACCATCGTGGGCCTGTCCGCCAAGAACTCCATCCTGATTGTGGAATTCGCCCGCGCCCAGCACAGGGCTGGCAAAAGCCTGATCGCCGCCGCCATTGAGGCGTCACGGCTGCGTCTGAGGCCCATCCTCATGACCTCCCTGTGCTTTATCCTGGGCGTCATCCCTCTGGCATTGAGCAGCGGAGCCGGGGCCGGAGCGCAGAACGCCCTGGGCACTGTGGTGATGGCGGGCATGCTCACGGCAACCGCGCTTGGCATCTATTTTACGCCGCTGTTCTTTGTCCTGATTGTAAAAATGCTGGGCAGACCATTGGCCGGTGGCGGCAACCGGCAAAAAAGCTGA
- a CDS encoding MFS transporter encodes MNTDTPDTHRASPPNAPVRKSLSKAARWRVLMAVMVAWLPIAMDMTILHIAVPSLTLSLQATGTEILWIIDIYPLIMASLLVPMGTQGDRIGPRALLLVGLAIFLVASLAAAFSPTARFLIMSRALLAVGAAMIVPSVLAIIRITFEDWKERAMALGIWGTVSTVAAAMGPLAGGILLEHFWWGSVFLINVPIILGILPLAAMLLPKPQVKTRGSWPIGQALTLAAGLMGTVYAVKAVFKQGASLLLCGGALVCGVTLLTLFVRRQLTAATPMLDLGLFRLPAIRVGLVTALVVSGALAGVELTIAQELQFVLGRTPLQAGIFMLPIMAASAVGGPLAGKLVVFGGLRKVCTLSLLAAGASLAGLGLASFHDAGWLVASYMVVLGLSLSIGLTASSIAIMGSVPPEKGGAAGSIEALGYDLGAGLGITGFGVLLAANYSSALRLPEQLRQSLPHGVADSISDTMVAAELAGGEQGRIIAEAGQAAFSAAHSTVLLSAAFLVCLLGIWVFNGLRNYTPGEQGKT; translated from the coding sequence ATGAATACGGATACTCCTGATACGCATCGTGCGTCCCCTCCCAATGCTCCTGTCCGGAAGAGTCTTTCCAAGGCCGCCCGCTGGCGCGTGCTCATGGCCGTTATGGTGGCCTGGCTGCCCATTGCTATGGACATGACCATTCTTCATATCGCCGTGCCTTCGCTGACGCTCTCATTGCAGGCCACAGGCACGGAAATTCTCTGGATCATAGACATCTATCCCCTGATCATGGCCAGTCTGCTGGTGCCCATGGGCACGCAGGGCGACCGCATCGGGCCACGGGCGCTGTTGCTTGTCGGGCTGGCCATCTTTCTGGTCGCTTCGCTGGCAGCGGCCTTTTCGCCCACGGCCAGATTCCTGATCATGTCCAGGGCGCTTCTTGCCGTGGGCGCGGCCATGATTGTGCCCAGCGTGCTGGCCATCATACGGATCACCTTTGAGGACTGGAAAGAACGGGCCATGGCCCTGGGCATCTGGGGCACGGTGAGCACCGTGGCCGCAGCCATGGGACCTCTGGCGGGCGGCATTTTGCTTGAGCACTTCTGGTGGGGTTCGGTCTTTCTCATCAACGTGCCCATTATTCTGGGCATCTTGCCTCTGGCCGCCATGTTGCTGCCCAAACCCCAGGTAAAAACGCGCGGCTCATGGCCCATCGGCCAGGCGCTCACGCTGGCGGCGGGCCTCATGGGCACGGTATATGCGGTAAAGGCCGTCTTCAAACAGGGAGCGTCACTGCTGCTGTGCGGCGGCGCGCTGGTTTGCGGCGTCACGCTGCTGACGCTTTTTGTCCGCCGCCAGCTGACAGCGGCTACGCCCATGCTTGATCTGGGGCTTTTCCGGCTGCCCGCCATCCGCGTGGGCCTTGTGACCGCCCTTGTGGTTTCGGGCGCGCTGGCTGGCGTGGAACTGACCATTGCCCAGGAACTGCAATTTGTTCTGGGGCGCACTCCCTTGCAGGCTGGCATCTTTATGCTGCCCATCATGGCGGCCTCCGCCGTGGGCGGCCCGCTGGCAGGAAAGCTGGTGGTCTTTGGGGGCTTGCGAAAGGTCTGTACGCTCTCGCTGCTGGCCGCAGGGGCCAGCCTTGCCGGGCTTGGCCTGGCAAGTTTTCACGACGCGGGCTGGCTTGTGGCTTCCTATATGGTGGTGCTGGGCCTTTCACTCAGCATCGGCCTGACGGCCTCGTCCATTGCCATCATGGGCAGCGTGCCGCCGGAAAAGGGCGGGGCCGCCGGGTCCATCGAGGCATTGGGCTATGACCTGGGCGCGGGGCTCGGCATCACAGGGTTTGGCGTGCTGCTGGCCGCCAATTACAGCTCCGCCCTGCGGCTGCCGGAACAGTTGCGGCAAAGCCTGCCGCATGGCGTCGCGGATTCCATCAGCGACACCATGGTGGCAGCGGAACTGGCAGGCGGCGAACAGGGCAGGATCATTGCCGAGGCCGGACAGGCGGCCTTTTCCGCCGCGCACAGCACGGTGCTGCTGTCAGCGGCGTTTCTGGTGTGTTTGCTGGGAATCTGGGTCTTCAACGGACTGCGCAACTATACTCCTGGCGAACAGGGCAAAACCTGA
- the fliR gene encoding flagellar biosynthetic protein FliR: MDVFNYNQAEVLSLILTMMRVSIVMFMLPVFSTNNIPVQVKAAITLVFTLGVWPHLALPGNQMPTHPFDIVIMILGEAVLGLVLGMAVNFLFMAIQAGGELLGFQMGFTMINFADPLTGNQTGVTAFFLWMVSLLTFLALDGHLYMIKGFAESFKLIPPGGLFIGPNILWQILHLAAQMFVLALQIAAPVMVALFMVEVALGLVARTSPQIHIMEFGFPAKIGVGFFFLGLLLVIMADHVETFILGLDGLFTNLLRSMSPLYQ, translated from the coding sequence ATGGACGTGTTCAACTATAACCAGGCAGAGGTACTGAGCCTCATACTGACCATGATGCGCGTCAGCATCGTCATGTTCATGCTGCCTGTGTTTTCCACCAACAATATTCCTGTGCAGGTCAAGGCCGCCATAACCCTGGTGTTCACGCTGGGCGTATGGCCGCATCTGGCGCTGCCGGGGAACCAGATGCCCACCCACCCTTTTGATATTGTGATCATGATTCTGGGTGAAGCGGTTCTGGGACTGGTGCTGGGCATGGCCGTCAATTTTCTGTTCATGGCCATACAGGCTGGGGGCGAGCTGCTGGGCTTCCAGATGGGCTTTACCATGATCAACTTCGCTGATCCGCTTACCGGCAACCAGACGGGCGTTACGGCCTTTTTTCTCTGGATGGTGTCGCTGCTGACCTTTCTGGCGCTGGACGGCCATCTGTACATGATCAAGGGCTTTGCCGAATCCTTCAAGCTGATCCCGCCGGGCGGGCTCTTCATCGGCCCCAACATCCTGTGGCAGATCCTGCACCTTGCCGCGCAGATGTTCGTGCTGGCCCTGCAAATCGCGGCCCCGGTGATGGTGGCGCTATTTATGGTGGAAGTGGCTCTGGGCCTCGTGGCCCGCACCTCGCCGCAGATACACATTATGGAATTCGGCTTTCCAGCCAAGATCGGCGTGGGCTTTTTCTTTCTGGGCCTGCTGCTGGTCATCATGGCCGACCATGTGGAGACCTTTATTCTGGGACTGGACGGGCTGTTCACCAACCTGCTACGGTCCATGAGTCCTCTGTATCAGTGA
- a CDS encoding TylF/MycF/NovP-related O-methyltransferase, which yields MTKPEKMDAGDAKDILLTSAVDAGRQAPDMAGVLSDGLRDGMLLKLRQGPFSKGYYRFALYGHAETYTGAFYELFDSAQQCTLLKGRIEPAGKNLLAIACLELQQDIQQIEIRVYVRQGTILLVTQCVLKSCLPFDVQSKDASDNFVFNVFDSDTLLRLPMPGIRKGVSLHDGAARGISIQLDKLQAFCEADPLFHGARRAAHGLSLVTRERFLNMFILLKYYLPQLDGHGDIIEFGTFRGGMALFMAYLLKFTKSSRRVYALDTFEGMPLTENSQDYHKQGDFKEENVMEELIRRKNTLGLDNLILVKGLFKDTVPTLFREKLSFALAHIDCDIYDAVAYSYESVKDHMIAGGYMVFDDPLAASCQGAMAAVEEVLYHRDKLHAEQVYPHMVFRLGLEQGF from the coding sequence ATGACGAAGCCTGAGAAGATGGATGCCGGTGACGCGAAGGATATCCTCCTAACCTCAGCGGTAGACGCGGGAAGACAGGCCCCAGATATGGCTGGAGTGCTTTCCGATGGATTGCGCGACGGTATGCTGCTTAAGCTACGCCAAGGGCCTTTTTCAAAAGGATATTACCGCTTTGCCCTTTACGGGCATGCAGAGACCTATACAGGTGCTTTTTACGAGTTGTTCGACAGCGCACAACAGTGCACGCTGCTGAAAGGCCGTATAGAACCGGCGGGGAAGAACCTGTTGGCCATCGCTTGTCTTGAACTGCAGCAGGATATTCAGCAAATCGAAATTCGTGTTTATGTCCGGCAGGGAACTATCTTGCTGGTGACGCAATGTGTATTGAAATCATGCCTGCCTTTTGATGTGCAGAGCAAAGATGCGTCTGACAATTTTGTCTTTAATGTTTTTGACAGTGATACCTTGCTGCGCTTGCCCATGCCTGGCATCAGAAAAGGCGTGTCCCTGCATGATGGGGCCGCCAGAGGCATAAGTATTCAGCTAGATAAACTGCAGGCGTTCTGTGAGGCTGATCCACTTTTTCATGGCGCTCGGCGAGCCGCGCACGGGCTCTCCCTTGTCACTCGAGAGCGATTTTTGAACATGTTCATCCTGTTGAAATATTACTTGCCCCAATTGGATGGCCATGGCGATATCATCGAATTTGGAACCTTTCGGGGAGGAATGGCTCTGTTTATGGCCTACCTGCTCAAATTTACAAAAAGCAGCAGGCGTGTATACGCCCTGGACACCTTCGAAGGTATGCCCCTGACCGAAAATTCACAGGATTATCACAAACAAGGGGATTTCAAGGAAGAAAACGTAATGGAGGAACTGATCCGGCGGAAAAATACGCTTGGCCTGGATAACCTCATACTTGTCAAGGGCCTGTTCAAGGACACCGTTCCCACGTTGTTTCGGGAAAAGTTATCCTTTGCCCTGGCGCATATTGATTGTGATATCTATGATGCCGTCGCCTACTCATATGAAAGTGTGAAAGATCATATGATCGCCGGTGGTTATATGGTTTTTGATGATCCTTTGGCTGCTTCCTGCCAGGGGGCCATGGCCGCTGTTGAAGAAGTGCTGTACCATAGGGATAAATTGCATGCGGAGCAGGTTTATCCGCATATGGTCTTTCGGCTTGGACTGGAACAGGGTTTTTGA
- a CDS encoding glycosyltransferase family 9 protein: protein MAECKKMIFNDGGIGDAILVSAIAENNGLCVASTKYNVLLENNPNIVLNDISANTVFNSRDVHDALLQQGIAPFYAHYWDLECRNGCYHWRYPQMHMIAKCCARAEVYGDIKIYPRIYLNDQEIEENRPVRDKYIVMQSYGAVWKTAGYETWSVVSKVLSKNYTIVQVGAENDPLLPNTINCLHYGLRETAAVIKNSSAFLGVIGGLMHMARAVGTRSVISFSDSEPEFFSGYIANEHAISQERCDLCRTNKVNMFNGDICPKKYICGKSISPEAILAAFFRLEKRIAHPLEYDVINNTSEKKDSMHQMMLYRKTQRRPVAKGFSKVFA, encoded by the coding sequence ATGGCCGAATGTAAGAAAATGATTTTTAATGATGGCGGAATCGGCGATGCCATCCTCGTTTCGGCCATTGCCGAGAACAATGGTCTTTGTGTGGCGTCAACAAAATATAATGTCCTTCTTGAAAATAACCCGAACATTGTTTTAAATGATATTAGCGCAAATACTGTTTTTAATTCGCGAGACGTGCATGACGCCTTGCTGCAGCAAGGCATTGCTCCGTTCTACGCCCATTACTGGGACCTTGAATGTAGAAATGGATGTTACCACTGGCGTTACCCACAAATGCATATGATTGCGAAGTGTTGCGCCAGAGCAGAGGTGTACGGGGATATCAAGATTTACCCCAGGATATACCTGAACGATCAGGAAATTGAAGAAAACAGGCCGGTACGCGACAAATATATTGTTATGCAAAGCTATGGCGCAGTATGGAAAACCGCCGGATATGAAACATGGTCTGTGGTAAGTAAGGTTTTAAGTAAGAATTATACTATTGTTCAGGTCGGCGCTGAAAACGATCCTTTGCTTCCAAATACAATAAACTGTCTTCATTATGGGTTAAGGGAAACTGCTGCCGTAATAAAAAATAGCAGTGCCTTTCTTGGAGTTATTGGTGGCTTGATGCACATGGCTCGGGCCGTGGGGACAAGGTCTGTAATATCTTTTTCAGATAGTGAGCCTGAATTTTTTTCTGGTTATATCGCCAACGAGCATGCTATTTCTCAAGAGCGTTGTGATTTGTGCAGAACAAATAAAGTGAATATGTTTAATGGGGATATTTGCCCAAAAAAATATATATGTGGAAAGAGCATATCGCCAGAGGCAATTCTGGCGGCTTTTTTTCGCCTTGAAAAAAGAATTGCACACCCACTAGAATACGATGTCATAAATAATACATCAGAAAAAAAAGATTCAATGCATCAGATGATGCTGTATAGGAAAACACAAAGAAGACCTGTTGCGAAGGGTTTTTCAAAGGTCTTCGCTTAG
- a CDS encoding class I SAM-dependent methyltransferase gives MHNSINSYARRKGMGEINLHLGCGGENIEGWINIDNYDYEGRDTSRSGACYDLKMDICALDAADDSVDRILLVHVLEHFTRWAAIDLLAQFHRLLRPEGLLLMEHPDLDACIKMYLEGQASIATPLGALNLGFSQFYGNQWDRLDYETHRYVWTKNEMASELIKAGFEILVLDNQAKFHVPERDMRVIARARKTPR, from the coding sequence ATGCATAATTCAATTAATTCTTATGCTCGCCGTAAGGGCATGGGTGAGATAAATTTGCACCTTGGGTGCGGTGGGGAAAATATTGAGGGCTGGATAAACATTGATAACTATGATTATGAGGGGCGGGATACCTCACGAAGCGGCGCGTGCTACGATTTAAAAATGGACATCTGCGCATTGGATGCCGCCGACGACAGTGTGGATCGCATCCTTCTTGTTCATGTGCTTGAGCATTTCACACGATGGGCAGCCATCGACCTTCTGGCTCAATTTCATCGTCTGCTCCGCCCGGAAGGACTCCTTCTTATGGAGCATCCCGATCTTGATGCCTGCATAAAGATGTACCTGGAAGGACAGGCGAGCATTGCTACACCCCTGGGGGCGCTTAACCTGGGGTTTTCTCAGTTCTATGGCAACCAGTGGGACAGGCTTGACTATGAAACGCACCGATACGTTTGGACAAAAAATGAAATGGCCAGTGAGTTGATCAAAGCTGGGTTTGAAATCCTTGTGCTTGACAATCAGGCAAAGTTTCATGTTCCGGAGCGCGACATGCGGGTCATTGCCCGCGCCCGCAAGACCCCGCGCTGA
- a CDS encoding glycosyltransferase — MPQPQANTASFIKGAPLRQPEYFIGPVAWWSGSLTCGGVERQILATAKAFKEMGRPIVLLCRTLSPTGGNDFFLAEAKASCKAVLEFSQNEIKPEDFLAARDIVEAAFENPPPVFRDSVAAYAAWFLRLRPRLLHVWNADHLEPLLAAVIAGIPKIIIGGRSLAPRSRAPYGFESVEESLAYAILSRAMQMPGIVMTNNSRAGCTDYEEWLDLPAGSVSLTSNLLELKDWPRPERERVAALRVRLGIPDKSPMVGGLIRFVSIKDPELWICAAMRACASTPGLYAVLAGHGPMFEPLKKIVSGTAYADRILLPGAVKQVPEFLSLCSVFLHTAYVEGLPNALLEAQACGVPVVTTRCGGAADVVVDGQSGFVLAGRDEEALANHVSWLSQHPEAAVTAGQVGRAHVGREFSLERSLGQLRKVYARILRNPAEHCGRQEVR; from the coding sequence ATGCCCCAACCGCAAGCCAATACAGCCAGTTTTATCAAGGGAGCGCCTTTGCGCCAACCGGAATATTTTATTGGCCCTGTGGCTTGGTGGAGCGGCTCCTTGACCTGCGGCGGCGTGGAACGTCAAATTCTGGCTACAGCCAAAGCTTTTAAGGAGATGGGGCGTCCCATTGTCTTGTTGTGCCGGACGTTGTCCCCCACAGGCGGCAATGACTTTTTTCTGGCGGAAGCCAAGGCCAGTTGCAAGGCCGTACTGGAATTTTCTCAGAATGAGATAAAACCTGAAGACTTCCTGGCGGCACGCGACATTGTGGAAGCGGCCTTTGAAAATCCTCCTCCGGTTTTTCGTGACAGTGTAGCCGCGTATGCAGCGTGGTTTTTGCGCCTGAGGCCACGGTTGCTGCATGTCTGGAACGCCGATCATCTTGAGCCCCTGCTGGCGGCGGTTATTGCCGGCATTCCGAAAATTATTATCGGTGGCCGCAGTCTGGCACCACGCAGCCGAGCTCCGTATGGGTTTGAAAGTGTTGAAGAGTCCCTGGCGTATGCCATCCTCAGCAGGGCCATGCAGATGCCTGGCATCGTGATGACCAACAACAGTCGCGCCGGATGCACCGACTATGAAGAATGGCTTGACCTGCCTGCGGGGAGCGTCTCGCTGACGTCAAACCTTCTTGAGCTGAAGGACTGGCCGCGTCCTGAGCGAGAGCGGGTGGCTGCTTTGCGCGTGAGACTTGGCATTCCTGACAAATCCCCGATGGTGGGGGGTCTTATTCGTTTTGTTTCCATTAAGGACCCGGAACTTTGGATTTGCGCCGCCATGCGCGCATGTGCTTCTACCCCTGGGTTGTATGCGGTTCTTGCAGGGCATGGGCCGATGTTCGAGCCGCTGAAAAAAATAGTATCCGGCACAGCCTATGCAGACCGTATTCTTTTGCCCGGGGCGGTCAAGCAAGTTCCCGAATTTTTGTCGCTCTGCTCTGTTTTTTTACACACAGCCTATGTGGAAGGCTTGCCCAATGCACTCCTCGAAGCCCAGGCCTGCGGAGTGCCCGTGGTGACTACCAGGTGTGGTGGTGCCGCCGATGTGGTGGTGGACGGGCAAAGCGGTTTTGTGCTGGCCGGGCGTGACGAGGAGGCTTTGGCCAATCATGTTTCCTGGCTGTCCCAACATCCGGAAGCTGCTGTGACCGCTGGGCAGGTTGGCCGGGCACATGTTGGGCGCGAATTTTCCCTGGAGCGTTCATTGGGACAGCTTCGGAAGGTTTATGCCCGTATTTTGCGAAATCCTGCTGAGCATTGTGGACGCCAGGAAGTCCGTTGA